A region of the uncultured Bacteroides sp. genome:
ATCATCCGTTGTTCTATAGTAACCGGAAAAAGAAAGCATTTGATTCTCCCAGTTTTTTATATAATTCAGCTCAAATGCATTTGAATATTCTGGATTTAGTTTTGGATTACCAAAAGATATATTAGTCGAATCTGTTATATTCTTGAATGAATTTAGTTGAGGTCCCCATGGACGAGAAATACGTCGGGTATAATTCAACTGTATCTCATTATTATCAGGCAAAGCATACGAAATAAATGCACTTGGAAATAAGCTAAAATAATCCTTTGAGAATGGAGTGCTGTTTTGTGCATAATCTTCTGATTTTGTATTCACCTTGGAATATTCTCCACGCAAGCCAACCTGATATCCAAACTTACTAATATGACCGGAATAGGTTGTGTAAAGCGCATGAACATCCTGATTATAGATAAATCGGTTATATAAGCTGTTATCAAATACTGCAGAGCTCTCTTCCAAACCAGAGAATGTCTGAACAGGACTATTCTCTCTCCCTAACGTACCCTTATAACCAGCTTCCAGCTTTGAATTATCATTAATCTTATTTTGATAATCTAACTGGATTTCCCAGTTATGATTATTTATATTATTCAACTGGCGCTGATATGACGACGTTGTTTTGTCTGTATAATAAGATGTTTGATTATAAACACTAGTATTATCCATCTTCCATCTATTATAAGATGCAGTAAAGTCAAGATAACTATCCTTTGAGAAATCATGCTTGTACCCAAGCTCCAGATTACCACCATTCATGGAGTTATCTGAATCTGAGAAACGAAGACTTTTATTATAAGATCCCAAAACATTGCTCAAATAGTTAATGGTATTATTTTGATTCATACCACCAAACATACCAAAGCCACCCACTGTAAAATGATCTTTTGAGGTATAGTGATAGGTAATACCACCTCTTAAAAATAACCCAGAACGATCACCAGTTTGCTTTGATGTCTGATTCAGATAAGTATCATCAGAAGTACTTTCTGTACCCTGAGTATTTATTCTGTTTGTATATCCACCACCGGTTCTTTCATGGTGACGGTAACCTGCATTAGCGTAAACATCAAATTTGCTACTACTGTAATTGAAATTAAAACTGCCATTGTATCCTCCTCTAGTATCAGCACCAGCCTGTGCACTACCAAAATAGCCCGCTTTACGGTCTTGCTTTAATACAATATTGATAATACCAGCAGTGCCATCAGGACTATATTTTGCTGAAGGATTAGTTATCACCTCTATTTTTTCTATATTTTCAGCAGGCATTTGTTCCAGAATCTGTGCTCTGTTATCTGCAGATAAACCGGATGCTTTTCCGTTGATCCAAACCGTAACATTTGAATTTCCTCGAAGAGAAACATCACCCTCATTACTGACTTCAACAGAAGGTATATTACTTAACACATCACTTGCAGATCCCCCAGCAGAAGCTATATTCTGATCTACATTAAAAACTTTTTTATCTATCTCAAATTTCATCTGAGACTTCTGACCCGTTACTTCAACTCCCTTCAGCTCATGGCTATCTTCAGTCAAAGGAATCATATTCAGATTAATACTCTTTTTTGATGACGTTATGGCAAATTCTTTTTCATACGCTTTATAACCAATATAAGAAACACTCACAATGTAAGTTCCTTCTTTTAAACCTCCAAGAATAAATGATCCACTTTGATCTGTAACCCCTCCTTTTACCAGAGAAGAATGAATTTTTGTCTTTATGCTAACATTGACAAACTGCAAACCTTCCTTTGTTTTTGAATCAATCACCATACCTTTGATACCTCCCAGCTCCTCCGAAGCTGCATAACCACAAATACTAATAACGAGCAACAATGTGCCCAACAACAATCTTTTCATATAGCTCAGTTTCTTAAAATACACTTTTATAATTTCAAGAGATTTGACCAACTTATAAAGCAATGGTTTAATGCATTGATGTTCTTTAACAAAGAAAATCTTTGTACATATCAACAAAATAGATTACCTTTGCCACTGCATTTTGGCCTTGTAGTTCAATGGATAGAACAAAAGTTTCCTAAACTTTAGATCCGAGTTCGATTCTCGGCGGGGCTACAACAAATAAGTGTATTTGGCTGATTATAAACTACATAAGAATTATATAAAGCACAGGGGTAAGAATAGGGGTAAGAATAGGGGTAAGAATAAAACGCCAATTATTCCAGACACTTTCATAAGAATAAAAAACAGAATTACAAGAATCCTTTTTTATCCATTCTTTATAGACTAACTTAAACTTATTTCCATTTTAGTTTTTTTTAAGGAATCGAGAGACACAGAATACTACTTTCTCCCCTTTAATAAATTCCTATTTATACAATCCTTTTTAATAGAGTCAGATTTGTCGGATTTTACATTATTGCCTTTTTAATAGCCTCCGAAAACTCCGATTTTATATTCCTCCTTTTTTAATAGACTCAGAAAACTCAGTTTTTCTCTTTTTATAGGACTCGGAAAACTCGGATTTTCTCTTTTTATAGGAGTCAGAAAAGTCAGGTTTTAACTTTTATCTAAATCAGATAGAGCCTTTTTAATAGCCTCTGAAAACTCTGGTTTATATAAATACAAAAGAGGATTCTCATTTACAGGGAACCCTCTCATAGAACTACTCCATCAATTTTTTAATGATGTTGTCTGGTACTTTATTATGTATATCATACATTGCGCTTGCTGTCTCTAATTCAGACGTCTTAACGTAGTACTTACCTATTATCCGGTTCTGAGCCGGATAATACTTTATCCAGGCTTTATCGCGCCATTCTTTAATGAGCCTCTTACCGTATATTTTCTCAGCTTGCGAGATTGTAACTACCTCAGGTAGAAGATTAAGAGCTTTCAATGTCTGGATAGTACCAATCTTGATACTATTCGCTATAATAATCTCTAAATACCTTTCCATACTTTTGATTTTTTAGGCTGTTTCATTTGTTTTTGAGCTTTATAAAGGACTTGAGCTTTTTATTGTTACTACTGAAACACATTCGCATCTCTATGCTATGCTGCCTTCAAATCATTCATGGTACACCTCCTTTTGTTTTATGTTTCAAAATCTACAACCGTTTCAATGGGTTCTTTGTTCAGAGTCTTAAGCTTTTCAGTAAGCTTAACATTCTCTTTTTGTATGTTATCTATCAAATGTTTCTGATAAGTAATCATACCTTCTATTCTACCAAATTCTCGACCTTGTTCAAAAGCTCTGTACTCTGTTGACAGATTCTTCTGATCTAATTCTTTATTCTTGCTCATCTGATACTTCTTTTATTATTTCTGCAACAAACTTGCCACTAATCATAATGGCAACATTAAAGATATTATCATTTATGTTATTTACAAATTCATTAAAATCTGATACGCCAACCTCAAAAGAATTCTCTTCCATTTCTGAGTAGGCATCTTTATATTTCTCACGCTCAAGAGATAAATTTGATATTATTGAGTAGAGTTCCGGAGCAATATTTTCCAGGAACATCTTCTGTGTTAAATCATGCTCAGATGTTATAACCCCACTTTTTGAGAAATCATACCTAATTTTTGAACTGATCAGATATGAAACGTCATCAACAGAATTCTCAATGTAGTTGTTAAAATCTTCTTCTGAGTCTTGCCCGGAAGTAACACCTTGTCTTTTTAATCGTGTACTAATCTGATTGTAAGATAGCTTTGTCTTGATAAGTGTTTTTAAAAGATCTTTAAGTTCCCCGTAAGTAACATTAATTTGCGCTTCTTCGCTTTGAGACATTGTTTTTTTAGATTCCATAATTAATAAAATAATTTTAGTTTGTAAGCTGATAATGTGATCATCACCAAGCCTATTATGTTAGACAATAAAAAATTGCTTTGTGTTGCTAATAACAAGATCATTCCAGTTACTAATAATGCTGTGTAAAGTCGTTTTGTTTTCATAGTTTTAAAGCTTTATCTTTAATAATTGTGATGCAAATATAAGTTATAACTTTAAGTAAGCAAGACTAGATTAAAGTTTTAACTATAATTTAACTTATGTAGTTAAAGTAATAACTATATTTGTACTATTATTAATTAAAGTTATAGCTTATGAAACTAATAGTTAGTGAAGTGTGCAAGAGTAAAGGAATATCGTTAAAAGAGTTGGCTGGAAAACTTGGTATAACAAACGTTGGACTTTCTCAGCAAATTAACGGGAACCCGACTATTGACACGCTCGAAAAGATAGCTTCAGCTTTAGAGGTTAATATTACAGAGTTGTTTGAACAAGAAAAGAAGAACACTGTAATTGTCTGTCCTAAGTGTGGAGCTAAATTAAATATCCGTTTAGAAGAATAGAAGAATAAAAAAGGCTAGCATATATTACACATGTTAGCCTTAATTTTACTTTGAATCTCAGGTTTTTTCAGGTTTTTAGATCCAATTGAGTAAGCTGTTTTTTCGCTATATACTGTTTTAATGGTGGATAGAATAGCATTAGAATTAAAGTGCATTAGAAGCATCTCCGCCAAAGTTATCTTGTAACCAATAAGGCTGTGAAGCATTAATTGAATCAAAGTTATCACTGATATACTCCTTGGCACTTGCCGGAATACTACGAATGATCTGCGATTGAGGAAGATTACCAGTTAATAAGTAATTGGCGAAATCAACAGGATTCATCATTACCGGAGTAGCAAAACAGATGCACCAAGGATGCCAGCCAACAAAAACAAAATCTTTTGGATACTTCCCGGCCATTGGATCACATATCTTGCATGGTTCTTTGGATGAATGGGAACGTTGAATATCTATTCCGAGGATAAAATCAAGTGCGTTCCATCTTACGTGATCAGCTTTTCTATATGCCATATTCGTTTCTGTGGCAGCCAAACGCATCATGTTCATCTTTTGAGACTTATACTGTCCTGTTCCTGGGTGAAAATCTCTCATCGGCTGTGATGGTACCAGCCTACCTTCATCATTCCTAATACGGTGAAACATTCTATCAGGATCTTCGAGCAAGTTTTTAAGGTCCTGACTTATGCCAGCAGCGCTACGACCAATCGACAAACCACTCTTTAGATAAAATTCTAATTGAGTTTTTGTATTATCAGCCATATTCCAAATACGCTTGCTAAGATTCATGCCATTATCAACACGATTTTGCAGTTCAACAAGTGCTTCCATATTTCGCGAGAACATACCATTCTTTAAAACTTCTTTAATGGCCATACCATCTATAAAGCCTTTAACTAAGTCATCATTTTTAAGATTGGACCGGTTCCATGCACCAGTTTGATACGATTCTATGTTATTTGTTAATACAGCTTGCAACTCTAAAAGATTACGTTCTACAGCCTTTTCTACAACCAAATTACGTACCCAAACACTTTTATTGCCTGTATCCGACCATCTTCTTAGATTAACAGATACGGACTGGCAGAAGTTATTAAAGGCATTAGCTATATTATTTTGCTGTGTTAGTAACTTTTGGATATGTTGTTTATCGTAATATGATAACTCTGCCATTATACAATTCCTCCTAGACTTTCACGATTTAGCAAATTTTCTTTCTCTATAGCTTTCATCTCTTCTTCTGTATCCTTAGTGTAAGGAGAGCGAGATACAATAGTCCTTTGTGAGTTAAAAGGCTTTCCACCACATGCAAGTGATAAGTTATCAAGTTCTTCGGTTAAGTCTTCAGGAAGGATAGAGCCAAACGTTATCTCTATATCATTATCAGTAAGATCATTCTTGTACTTAATATCCA
Encoded here:
- a CDS encoding TonB-dependent receptor, coding for MKRLLLGTLLLVISICGYAASEELGGIKGMVIDSKTKEGLQFVNVSIKTKIHSSLVKGGVTDQSGSFILGGLKEGTYIVSVSYIGYKAYEKEFAITSSKKSINLNMIPLTEDSHELKGVEVTGQKSQMKFEIDKKVFNVDQNIASAGGSASDVLSNIPSVEVSNEGDVSLRGNSNVTVWINGKASGLSADNRAQILEQMPAENIEKIEVITNPSAKYSPDGTAGIINIVLKQDRKAGYFGSAQAGADTRGGYNGSFNFNYSSSKFDVYANAGYRHHERTGGGYTNRINTQGTESTSDDTYLNQTSKQTGDRSGLFLRGGITYHYTSKDHFTVGGFGMFGGMNQNNTINYLSNVLGSYNKSLRFSDSDNSMNGGNLELGYKHDFSKDSYLDFTASYNRWKMDNTSVYNQTSYYTDKTTSSYQRQLNNINNHNWEIQLDYQNKINDNSKLEAGYKGTLGRENSPVQTFSGLEESSAVFDNSLYNRFIYNQDVHALYTTYSGHISKFGYQVGLRGEYSKVNTKSEDYAQNSTPFSKDYFSLFPSAFISYALPDNNEIQLNYTRRISRPWGPQLNSFKNITDSTNISFGNPKLNPEYSNAFELNYIKNWENQMLSFSGYYRTTDDVIQSIRYLDGGVMMSTYDNVAKSQSAGVELVGKNKLFKILDLTTTVNLFYYKLDGFSYLPEGSTTPVIGKPNEDFTWNARMIANVILPKAISLQLTGNYNAKQVIAQGTQNANYSLDAGLRKSFMNKKFSLSINARDILNSRIQHTFTYGTGFIQDSKSWRNGRQVGFTLTYNFGNMRAKNYKQNKQGDENMSMPMNEE
- a CDS encoding helix-turn-helix transcriptional regulator, with product MKLIVSEVCKSKGISLKELAGKLGITNVGLSQQINGNPTIDTLEKIASALEVNITELFEQEKKNTVIVCPKCGAKLNIRLEE